A genomic stretch from Flavobacterium humidisoli includes:
- a CDS encoding RICIN domain-containing protein, protein MHKTTQTPTIRVSKALKLLCCSTLLFMNSLNAQTVTPWMTTGDQTKLLQQQATVNFGTNSGTNPSTVTVNAGTTYQTMDGFGYTLTEGSCEVIAGMAATQQNQLLNDLYNPTTGLNASVVRISIAASDLSSSSYSYNETSGDTNMNNFSLNGPDLTYLIPIIKKILLINPNIKILATPWSAPRWMKTNGSWVGGSLQTQYYAAYAKYFVKYFDAMKAQGINIWGITPQNEPENPNNEPSMLMNSTEQKNFINQQLGPQMAAAGYGNVKIIAFDHNCDNTAYPIDVLNNSSYVDGAAFHLYLGNISAMSTVKTQTGKNVYFTEQYTGSGGSFSGDFGWHMQNVVIGSTNNWSKTVLEWNAANNSSLGPRTPGGCTTCLGAITVNNSTSYTKNVAYYIIGQISKYVKPGAVRIGSSSTSGSISSVAFKNPDGSTALVIYNSGGSSNTIKVVSGSSAFNYAVPASSAVTFTWGASNPVAVTGVSLSPTSATIGMGQSQQLTATVSPSNATNTAVNWSSSNTSVATVNSNGLVSAIATGNATITVTTADGAKTATSVITVTVGSTGFQGYYNIISRNSNKGLDVADNATTSGSRIQQYDITNGGGSNQRWKFVSDGNGNYYIIVKSTGMYLAVENNGTGDGLKVQQKTFSSSNEFKWTVTNLGTGYYKIINVNSGKSLDVENVSTANGANIQVWAYTGGLNQQWQLVQVESSAAKSALAVEKTVAENTSSNDMMIFVDETDDSLKIDTNHEGDADVQIFNITGQPVLKKNVKFLKGNQAEIEISRLPKGFYVVKVSDNKGSYSKKILKQ, encoded by the coding sequence ATGCACAAAACTACTCAAACACCTACAATTCGGGTAAGTAAAGCGTTGAAACTATTATGTTGTAGTACGCTTTTATTCATGAACAGCTTAAATGCTCAGACGGTAACTCCGTGGATGACCACAGGAGATCAAACTAAATTATTACAGCAGCAGGCAACTGTAAACTTCGGTACCAATTCAGGAACCAATCCTTCGACGGTAACAGTAAATGCGGGAACAACTTATCAAACCATGGATGGGTTTGGTTATACGCTTACCGAAGGAAGCTGCGAAGTTATTGCTGGAATGGCTGCCACTCAACAAAACCAATTATTGAATGATTTGTACAATCCAACAACAGGATTAAATGCAAGCGTAGTTCGTATCAGTATTGCAGCTTCAGATTTAAGCAGTTCTTCTTACAGTTATAACGAAACTTCAGGCGATACGAATATGAACAACTTCAGTTTGAACGGACCTGACTTGACTTATCTAATTCCAATTATTAAAAAAATCTTACTCATTAACCCTAATATCAAAATTTTAGCTACACCCTGGTCTGCTCCAAGATGGATGAAAACCAACGGTTCGTGGGTCGGAGGTTCGCTGCAAACACAATATTATGCAGCTTATGCAAAATACTTCGTGAAATATTTTGATGCTATGAAAGCACAAGGTATTAATATTTGGGGAATTACACCGCAAAATGAACCTGAAAATCCAAACAACGAACCAAGTATGCTGATGAATTCTACAGAACAAAAGAATTTCATCAATCAACAGCTTGGGCCTCAAATGGCAGCAGCTGGTTATGGAAACGTAAAAATCATTGCTTTTGATCATAATTGCGATAATACAGCTTATCCGATCGATGTTCTAAATAATAGTTCTTATGTTGATGGTGCAGCATTTCACTTGTATTTAGGAAATATCTCAGCAATGTCGACTGTAAAAACACAAACGGGTAAAAATGTTTATTTTACAGAACAATATACAGGTTCAGGTGGAAGTTTCAGCGGAGATTTTGGATGGCATATGCAAAACGTTGTTATTGGCAGTACAAATAATTGGTCGAAAACAGTTTTGGAATGGAATGCTGCAAATAATTCAAGTTTAGGGCCGCGTACTCCAGGCGGGTGTACCACTTGTTTAGGCGCGATTACAGTTAATAATAGCACAAGTTATACAAAAAATGTAGCCTATTATATTATTGGTCAAATTTCTAAGTATGTAAAACCTGGCGCAGTAAGAATTGGTTCTTCAAGTACAAGCGGCAGTATTTCTTCAGTTGCATTTAAAAACCCTGATGGTTCAACCGCACTTGTAATTTATAATTCAGGAGGATCATCAAATACGATAAAAGTAGTTTCAGGATCATCTGCTTTTAATTACGCAGTTCCGGCGTCTTCTGCAGTTACTTTTACTTGGGGTGCATCAAATCCTGTTGCGGTTACAGGAGTGAGTTTAAGTCCTACTTCTGCCACAATTGGAATGGGTCAGTCACAGCAATTAACGGCGACAGTTTCTCCAAGCAATGCTACCAATACAGCTGTAAACTGGAGTTCAAGCAATACTTCTGTTGCAACGGTAAATTCAAACGGATTGGTTTCGGCAATTGCTACAGGAAATGCGACAATCACTGTAACTACTGCTGATGGAGCTAAAACTGCCACAAGCGTAATTACTGTAACAGTTGGTTCAACTGGATTCCAAGGATATTATAATATTATTTCTAGAAATAGCAATAAAGGTTTAGATGTTGCAGATAATGCTACTACAAGCGGAAGCAGGATTCAACAATATGATATTACTAATGGAGGAGGAAGTAACCAACGCTGGAAATTTGTTTCGGACGGAAATGGTAATTATTACATCATCGTAAAGTCAACTGGAATGTATCTGGCAGTTGAAAATAACGGAACTGGGGATGGATTAAAAGTACAGCAGAAAACTTTTTCATCTTCAAATGAATTCAAATGGACGGTAACAAATCTTGGCACTGGTTATTACAAAATTATAAACGTAAACAGCGGTAAATCGCTTGATGTAGAAAATGTATCTACAGCAAATGGCGCTAATATTCAAGTTTGGGCTTATACAGGAGGTTTAAATCAACAGTGGCAATTGGTTCAAGTTGAATCTTCAGCGGCAAAAAGTGCTTTAGCAGTAGAAAAAACTGTTGCTGAAAATACGAGTTCAAATGATATGATGATTTTTGTTGATGAAACAGATGATTCTTTAAAAATTGATACCAATCATGAAGGAGATGCTGATGTGCAGATTTTCAATATCACAGGTCAGCCCGTTTTAAAGAAAAATGTAAAATTTCTAAAAGGAAATCAAGCTGAAATAGAAATTTCTCGATTACCAAAAGGGTTTTACGTGGTAAAAGTAAGTGACAATAAAGGTTCTTATTCGAAAAAAATCTTGAAGCAATAA
- the ilvA gene encoding threonine ammonia-lyase IlvA produces MDLFNEVLNAKKQLENVVAATPLTQNLNLSDEFESTILLKREDLQIVRSYKIRGAYNKISSLNEKEKTNGIVCASAGNHAQGVAYSCNLLKIQGKIYIPKTTPKQKVKQVQLFGKSFVEIVLTGDTFDDAYASATADAIKNHKTFIHPFDDEKVIAGQGTVGLEILESCKEPIDYVFVPIGGGGLASGLSEVFKHLSPQTKIIGVEPKGAPSMKTSIEENKNTPLKTIDKFVDGAAVKQVGDKTFEICRYNLEDIILVPEGKVCTTILRLYNEEAMVVEPAGALTIAALDFYKDKIKGKNVVCIVSGSNNDIERTAEIKERSLLYEGLMHYFMIQFPQRPGALKEFVNNILGPDDDITYFQFAKKNSREVGSVVVGLELKNKNDIMPIKLKMTENGFEFQYLNDNQDLFTQLIG; encoded by the coding sequence ATGGATCTATTTAACGAAGTACTTAACGCAAAAAAACAACTTGAAAACGTAGTTGCTGCAACACCTCTAACCCAGAATTTAAATCTTTCAGACGAATTTGAATCTACTATTTTATTAAAAAGAGAAGATTTACAAATTGTTCGTTCGTACAAAATTCGGGGCGCTTACAATAAGATTTCTTCGTTAAACGAAAAAGAAAAGACTAACGGAATTGTTTGTGCCAGTGCAGGAAATCATGCTCAAGGTGTTGCGTATTCTTGCAATCTTTTAAAGATTCAGGGCAAAATTTATATACCTAAAACAACTCCAAAACAAAAAGTAAAACAAGTTCAATTATTCGGAAAATCATTTGTAGAAATTGTTCTGACAGGAGATACTTTTGATGACGCTTATGCTTCTGCAACTGCTGATGCTATCAAAAACCACAAAACTTTTATCCACCCTTTTGATGATGAAAAGGTAATTGCTGGACAAGGAACTGTTGGGTTAGAAATCTTAGAAAGTTGTAAAGAACCTATCGATTATGTTTTTGTCCCAATTGGCGGCGGCGGGCTGGCTTCTGGTTTATCTGAAGTTTTTAAGCATTTAAGTCCACAAACCAAAATAATTGGAGTCGAACCAAAAGGCGCTCCTTCGATGAAAACTTCGATTGAAGAAAATAAAAATACGCCGCTAAAAACAATTGACAAATTTGTTGATGGAGCCGCTGTAAAACAAGTTGGAGATAAAACTTTTGAAATCTGTCGTTATAATTTAGAAGATATAATTTTGGTTCCCGAAGGAAAAGTCTGCACTACAATTTTAAGATTGTATAATGAAGAAGCAATGGTTGTTGAACCTGCAGGTGCGCTAACAATTGCAGCTTTAGATTTTTACAAAGATAAAATTAAAGGTAAAAATGTAGTTTGCATCGTAAGCGGAAGCAATAATGACATTGAAAGAACTGCCGAAATAAAAGAGCGCTCTCTACTTTATGAAGGTTTGATGCACTATTTTATGATTCAGTTTCCACAGCGTCCGGGAGCTTTAAAAGAATTTGTCAATAATATTTTAGGCCCTGATGATGACATCACGTATTTCCAGTTTGCTAAGAAAAACAGTCGTGAAGTTGGTTCTGTTGTCGTTGGTTTAGAATTGAAAAACAAAAATGACATTATGCCTATTAAATTAAAAATGACCGAAAATGGTTTTGAATTTCAATACCTGAATGACAATCAAGATCTGTTTACACAATTGATTGGATAA
- a CDS encoding DUF4136 domain-containing protein produces MKTLKLIPFFLLLILTSCSSVTVYSDYDKTVDFAPYKTYAYFKPGIDKVEISDLDKRRILRAIDDQMQAKGFTKSDNPDLLINIFTKSREQVDVNQFSAGWGYGWGWGWNPYMMYGNQTTVSTSTEGTLYIDLIDAKKKEMIWQGEGIGTLTRNIDKKDEKIAEFVAKILAQYPPVKK; encoded by the coding sequence ATGAAAACACTAAAGTTAATTCCGTTTTTCCTGCTTTTGATCCTTACTTCATGTAGCAGTGTGACTGTTTATTCTGATTATGACAAAACTGTCGATTTTGCGCCTTATAAAACATACGCTTACTTTAAGCCCGGAATTGACAAGGTTGAAATATCAGATTTAGACAAAAGAAGAATTCTACGCGCTATTGATGATCAAATGCAGGCTAAAGGCTTTACCAAAAGCGATAATCCAGATTTGCTAATCAATATTTTTACTAAATCGAGAGAGCAGGTAGATGTAAACCAATTTAGCGCTGGCTGGGGTTATGGCTGGGGCTGGGGTTGGAATCCTTATATGATGTATGGTAATCAAACAACCGTTTCAACTTCTACTGAAGGCACTTTGTACATTGATTTGATCGATGCTAAAAAGAAAGAAATGATCTGGCAAGGTGAAGGAATCGGAACTTTGACAAGAAACATCGACAAAAAAGATGAAAAAATTGCTGAGTTCGTAGCCAAAATTTTAGCTCAATATCCGCCGGTAAAAAAATAA
- a CDS encoding urocanate hydratase, producing the protein MTFKEQIQQGIPSILPSKQAYDPAINHAPKRKEILSAEEKKLALKNALRYFDPKHHADLIPEFSEELEKYGRIYMYRLRPDYKMYARPIDEYPGKSLQAKAIMHMIQNNLDYAVAQHPHELITYGGNGAVFQNWAQYLLTMQYLSEMTDEQTLTMYSGHPMGLFPSHKEAPRVVVTNGMVIPNYSKPDDWEKMNALGVSQYGQMTAGSYMYIGPQGIVHGTTITVLNGFRKIKQNPEGSLFVTSGLGGMSGAQPKAGNIAGCITVCAEVNPKITKIRHEQGWINEVVTSTDELVARVALAKANKETVSIAYLGNVVDVWERFDQENIKIDLGSDQTSLHNPWAGGYYPVGISFEEANDLMANNPELFKEKVQETLRRHAAAINKHTAKGTYFFDYGNAFLLEASRAGADVMAENNIDFKYPSYVQDIMGPMCFDYGFGPFRWVCTSGKPEDLLKTDAIACEVLEKMAKTAPNEIQQQMQDNIKWIKGAQENKLVVGSQARILYADAEGRIKIAEAFNQAIAKGKIGAVVLGRDHHDVSGTDSPYRETSNIYDGSRFTADMAIHNVIGDSFRGATWVSIHNGGGVGWGEVINGGFGMVLDGSTEASKRLASMLFWDVNNGISRRSWARNEGAVFAIKRAMEVEPLLKVTLPNLVDESLL; encoded by the coding sequence ATGACTTTTAAAGAACAAATACAACAAGGAATACCTTCTATATTACCATCAAAGCAGGCTTACGATCCAGCTATAAATCATGCTCCGAAGAGAAAAGAAATTCTTTCGGCAGAAGAAAAAAAGTTGGCGCTGAAAAATGCTTTGCGTTATTTCGATCCAAAACATCACGCCGACTTAATTCCTGAATTTTCAGAAGAATTAGAAAAATATGGACGTATTTATATGTACCGCCTTCGTCCAGATTATAAAATGTATGCAAGGCCAATTGATGAATATCCTGGGAAATCATTGCAGGCAAAAGCCATTATGCACATGATTCAGAATAACTTGGATTATGCTGTTGCACAACATCCGCATGAATTAATTACGTATGGTGGAAATGGAGCTGTTTTTCAAAACTGGGCGCAATATTTATTGACAATGCAATATTTGTCTGAAATGACAGACGAGCAGACTTTAACAATGTATTCCGGACACCCAATGGGATTATTTCCTTCTCATAAAGAAGCCCCAAGAGTTGTCGTTACCAACGGAATGGTGATTCCAAATTATTCTAAACCTGACGATTGGGAGAAAATGAATGCTCTTGGCGTTTCGCAATATGGACAAATGACAGCGGGAAGTTATATGTACATTGGCCCACAGGGAATTGTACACGGAACTACAATTACGGTCTTGAACGGTTTCAGAAAAATAAAACAAAATCCTGAAGGAAGTTTATTTGTGACTTCTGGTCTTGGCGGAATGTCGGGCGCACAGCCAAAAGCAGGAAATATAGCAGGCTGTATTACAGTTTGTGCTGAGGTAAATCCGAAGATTACTAAAATTCGTCACGAACAAGGATGGATTAATGAAGTGGTAACTTCAACAGACGAATTGGTTGCGAGAGTCGCTTTGGCGAAAGCCAATAAAGAAACGGTTTCTATTGCTTATTTAGGAAATGTGGTTGACGTTTGGGAACGTTTCGATCAGGAGAATATCAAGATCGATTTAGGTTCAGACCAGACTTCGCTTCATAATCCGTGGGCTGGAGGTTATTACCCCGTTGGAATTTCGTTTGAAGAAGCAAATGATTTAATGGCAAATAATCCAGAATTATTCAAAGAAAAAGTTCAGGAAACATTACGTCGTCATGCCGCAGCTATCAATAAACATACTGCAAAAGGAACTTACTTTTTTGATTACGGAAATGCCTTTTTATTAGAGGCTTCTCGTGCCGGAGCTGATGTAATGGCCGAAAATAATATTGATTTTAAATATCCTAGTTACGTTCAGGATATTATGGGACCAATGTGTTTTGATTACGGATTCGGTCCTTTCCGTTGGGTTTGTACTTCTGGAAAACCAGAAGATTTATTAAAAACAGATGCAATTGCTTGCGAAGTTTTAGAAAAAATGGCTAAAACCGCTCCAAATGAAATTCAGCAGCAAATGCAGGATAACATTAAATGGATTAAAGGCGCACAAGAAAATAAATTGGTTGTAGGTTCTCAAGCTCGTATTCTTTATGCTGATGCTGAGGGCCGAATCAAGATTGCAGAAGCTTTTAATCAAGCAATTGCAAAAGGTAAAATTGGCGCCGTTGTTTTAGGACGCGATCATCATGATGTTTCTGGAACTGATTCTCCTTATAGAGAAACTTCCAACATCTACGACGGCTCACGTTTTACGGCCGATATGGCAATTCATAACGTAATTGGAGACAGCTTTAGAGGAGCAACTTGGGTTTCTATACATAATGGCGGCGGAGTTGGCTGGGGAGAGGTTATAAACGGCGGATTTGGTATGGTTCTTGATGGTTCTACAGAAGCTTCAAAACGTTTAGCATCAATGCTTTTCTGGGATGTTAACAACGGAATTTCAAGAAGAAGCTGGGCTCGAAATGAAGGTGCTGTTTTTGCCATAAAAAGAGCCATGGAAGTTGAGCCTTTATTAAAAGTGACTTTACCAAATTTAGTTGACGAAAGTTTGCTTTAA
- a CDS encoding 2-hydroxyacid dehydrogenase — protein MKVFINKNIPEVGIKLLQDKGISSTINPTENVSSREKFIKICQEHDALLNVGTNNLDEDFFQQCPHLKGIALFSVGFDSVHIPSANSRKIPVGNTPDVLSRATSDVAFLLMQSVARKSFFNHKRILNDDWGSFDPLANLGQELYGKTLGIFGLGRIGFEMAKKCKAAFGMNIIYHNRSHNETAEKELDAKYVDFETLLSQSDVLSVHSNYTEENNEIFNKNAFAKMKSNAIFINTARGKFQNEKDLFEALTNNIIWGAGLDVTNPEPMKSDNPLLSLPNCCILPHIGSATYEARNAMAICAAQNIIALFEDKKMPFCVNEEVYS, from the coding sequence ATGAAGGTTTTTATAAATAAAAATATACCCGAAGTTGGCATTAAATTGCTTCAAGACAAAGGCATTAGCTCTACAATAAATCCAACAGAAAATGTATCGTCAAGAGAAAAGTTTATAAAAATCTGTCAAGAACATGATGCGCTGCTGAATGTTGGAACAAACAATTTAGACGAAGATTTTTTTCAGCAATGTCCTCATTTAAAAGGAATCGCTCTGTTTTCTGTCGGATTTGATTCTGTCCATATTCCATCGGCGAATAGCAGAAAAATTCCTGTTGGAAATACTCCCGATGTTTTAAGCAGAGCTACATCGGATGTTGCCTTTTTATTGATGCAGAGTGTTGCGAGAAAGTCATTTTTCAATCATAAAAGAATTTTAAATGATGATTGGGGAAGTTTTGACCCTTTGGCTAATTTAGGTCAAGAACTTTACGGTAAAACGCTGGGAATTTTCGGTTTGGGAAGAATTGGTTTTGAAATGGCTAAAAAATGTAAAGCCGCATTCGGAATGAACATTATTTACCACAATCGTTCTCATAATGAAACGGCCGAAAAAGAATTGGATGCGAAATATGTAGATTTTGAAACGTTACTTTCACAAAGTGATGTTTTAAGTGTTCATTCCAATTATACAGAAGAAAACAACGAAATTTTCAATAAAAATGCTTTTGCCAAAATGAAATCTAACGCTATTTTCATCAACACTGCAAGAGGAAAATTTCAAAATGAAAAAGATTTGTTTGAGGCTTTAACGAATAATATAATCTGGGGCGCAGGACTTGATGTTACCAATCCAGAACCAATGAAATCAGACAATCCGTTATTATCACTTCCTAATTGTTGCATTTTACCACATATTGGGTCTGCAACTTATGAAGCTAGAAACGCAATGGCAATTTGCGCGGCACAAAATATAATTGCACTTTTTGAAGATAAAAAAATGCCGTTTTGTGTAAATGAAGAGGTTTATTCTTAA
- a CDS encoding DUF5522 domain-containing protein, with protein sequence MKEQSNENKLIEGEDFYYTPEGYKCFTEKHHLKRGYCCKSGCRHCPYGYDKKTGRINKN encoded by the coding sequence ATGAAAGAGCAAAGTAATGAAAATAAATTAATCGAAGGTGAAGATTTTTACTATACGCCCGAAGGTTACAAATGCTTTACTGAAAAACATCATTTAAAACGTGGTTATTGTTGCAAAAGCGGTTGTCGACACTGTCCATACGGATATGATAAAAAAACAGGAAGAATAAATAAAAATTAG
- a CDS encoding 1-aminocyclopropane-1-carboxylate deaminase/D-cysteine desulfhydrase: MNPVFNQSINIQFPNDISLTIKREDLIHPFVSGNKFRKLKYNLLQAKAENKTTLLTFGGAFSNHIAAVAYAGKEQGFKTIGIIRGDELFDKIEENPTLKFAQENGMQFEFVSREAYRLKSEISFLEKLKDRFGDFYLVPEGGTNELAVKGCEEILREEDSVFNYVCCAVGTGGTISGLINSSLQNQKILGFPALKGDFLTDEIRIFAKKDNWNLISDYHFGGYGKINLELIEFINSFFEETQVPLDPIYTGKMVFGVIDLISKNYFPAHSKILVIHTGGLQGIEGMNIKLKQKKLPILKTND, encoded by the coding sequence ATGAATCCAGTTTTCAATCAATCCATCAATATTCAATTTCCGAATGATATTTCGTTGACTATAAAGCGTGAAGATTTAATTCATCCTTTTGTTTCGGGGAATAAATTTAGAAAACTAAAATACAATTTACTTCAGGCGAAAGCCGAAAATAAAACCACTTTACTGACTTTTGGCGGAGCATTTTCCAATCATATTGCAGCAGTGGCTTATGCGGGAAAGGAACAAGGGTTTAAAACTATCGGAATAATTCGAGGAGACGAACTTTTTGATAAAATTGAAGAAAACCCAACCTTGAAATTTGCTCAAGAAAACGGAATGCAATTTGAATTTGTTTCAAGAGAAGCGTATCGTTTAAAAAGTGAAATTTCATTTCTAGAAAAGCTGAAGGATAGGTTTGGCGATTTTTATTTAGTTCCAGAAGGCGGAACAAACGAATTGGCAGTAAAAGGCTGCGAAGAGATTTTGAGAGAAGAAGATTCTGTTTTTAATTACGTTTGCTGTGCAGTTGGAACTGGTGGCACGATTTCGGGATTAATTAATAGTTCGTTGCAAAATCAGAAAATTTTGGGCTTTCCAGCGTTAAAAGGTGACTTTTTAACCGATGAAATTCGTATTTTTGCAAAAAAAGATAACTGGAATTTAATTTCTGACTATCATTTTGGAGGTTACGGCAAGATAAATTTAGAATTAATTGAATTTATCAATTCTTTTTTTGAAGAAACCCAAGTGCCCTTAGATCCAATTTATACAGGAAAGATGGTTTTTGGCGTTATAGATTTAATCAGTAAAAATTATTTTCCTGCACATTCAAAAATTCTAGTTATTCACACAGGCGGATTACAGGGAATTGAAGGAATGAATATAAAGTTGAAGCAGAAGAAATTACCAATACTAAAAACCAATGATTAA
- a CDS encoding glucosaminidase domain-containing protein: protein MIKKIVLLLVILALASCSSSKPAIATTKKAAAVQTRTAATKRSTPVKPIGKNYPSTNNTTEVIQSTSKTVVTSDLINNYVLLYKDIAMGNMKTYGIPASIILAQGILESGAGRGDLAVDANNHFGIKCHNDWLGESVRHDDDSAQECFRKYPQASESYRDHALFLVGKKRYATLFTYEKDDYKSWAKGLRAAGYATDPKYPDKLISYIERYNLHQYDCQVTGRNYVPINTSAPTKKTSYDVASDPKINMNAYDPNSYEVQKGDTLYSISKKFNLLVDDLKRKNNLTDNAISIGQRLKVK from the coding sequence ATGATTAAAAAAATTGTATTACTTCTCGTAATATTAGCTTTAGCAAGTTGCTCTTCTAGTAAACCTGCTATCGCGACGACTAAAAAAGCGGCAGCAGTTCAAACTCGAACGGCAGCTACAAAAAGAAGTACCCCTGTTAAGCCAATCGGTAAAAATTATCCTTCTACAAATAATACAACTGAGGTTATTCAATCTACTTCCAAAACAGTTGTTACCAGCGATTTGATTAATAATTATGTGTTGCTATACAAAGATATTGCAATGGGAAACATGAAAACGTACGGAATTCCGGCGAGTATTATTCTGGCGCAAGGAATTTTGGAATCTGGTGCAGGAAGAGGAGATTTGGCTGTAGATGCTAATAATCATTTTGGTATAAAATGTCATAATGATTGGTTAGGAGAAAGTGTTCGACACGATGATGATTCGGCTCAGGAATGTTTTAGAAAATATCCTCAGGCATCAGAATCCTATAGAGATCACGCTTTATTTTTGGTTGGGAAAAAACGATATGCTACCTTATTTACTTACGAAAAAGACGATTATAAATCTTGGGCAAAAGGATTAAGAGCAGCAGGTTATGCAACCGATCCTAAATATCCAGACAAGCTAATTAGTTATATCGAACGTTACAATCTACATCAATATGATTGTCAGGTTACAGGAAGAAACTATGTGCCAATTAATACTTCGGCTCCAACAAAAAAAACATCTTATGATGTCGCATCTGATCCAAAGATCAATATGAATGCGTATGATCCAAATTCATACGAAGTTCAAAAAGGAGATACATTGTATTCCATTTCAAAGAAATTCAATTTATTAGTTGACGATTTGAAAAGGAAAAATAACCTGACTGATAATGCTATTTCAATTGGCCAGAGGTTAAAGGTGAAATAA
- the hemL gene encoding glutamate-1-semialdehyde 2,1-aminomutase, translating to MLYKRSSQLFAEAEKVIPGGVNSPVRAFKAVGGTPIFVKSAKGAYLYDEDGNKLIDYINSWGPMVLGHAYQPVVDAVIEKAKLGTSFGMPTELETEIAALAVSMVPNIDKIRFVNSGTEACMSAIRLARGFTKRDKIVKFAGCYHGHSDSFLIQAGSGAVTFGSPNSPGVTEGTAKDTLLAKYNDLDNVKTLIEANKGEIAAIIIEAVAGNMGCIPPQEGFLQGLRDLCTANGILLIFDEVMTGFRLARGGVQELYGIDADIVTFGKVIGGGLPVGAFAAREEIMNYLAPLGPVYQAGTLSGNPLAMAAGLAMLKALDSDREVFTRLEEKTAYLEAGIDRVLKANNIVFTINRVGSMISVHFDANPVTDFQTAAKGDNETFKKFFHGLLQEGVYIAPSAYETWFITDALTYEDLDFTINAIDKVSKTF from the coding sequence ATGTTATATAAAAGAAGTAGTCAGCTTTTTGCTGAAGCAGAAAAAGTAATTCCAGGAGGAGTGAATTCACCAGTAAGAGCATTTAAAGCCGTTGGTGGAACTCCGATTTTTGTAAAAAGTGCTAAAGGTGCTTATTTGTATGATGAAGACGGAAATAAATTAATAGATTATATTAACTCTTGGGGACCAATGGTTTTAGGTCACGCTTATCAGCCAGTTGTTGATGCTGTTATTGAAAAAGCAAAACTAGGAACTTCATTTGGTATGCCTACAGAATTGGAAACTGAAATTGCGGCTTTGGCTGTTTCTATGGTTCCTAATATTGACAAAATTCGTTTTGTAAATTCTGGTACAGAAGCTTGTATGAGCGCAATTCGTTTGGCTCGAGGATTTACAAAAAGAGATAAAATTGTAAAATTCGCAGGTTGTTACCACGGACATTCAGATTCATTTTTGATTCAGGCAGGAAGTGGAGCCGTAACTTTTGGTTCGCCAAATAGCCCTGGAGTTACAGAAGGAACTGCAAAAGATACTTTGTTAGCCAAATACAATGATTTAGACAATGTAAAAACTTTAATCGAAGCAAATAAAGGAGAAATCGCTGCGATTATTATCGAAGCAGTTGCAGGAAATATGGGATGTATTCCGCCTCAAGAAGGATTCTTGCAAGGTTTAAGAGATTTGTGTACTGCAAACGGAATCTTATTGATTTTTGATGAAGTAATGACAGGTTTCCGTTTGGCTCGCGGTGGTGTCCAGGAATTATATGGTATCGATGCTGATATCGTGACTTTCGGAAAAGTTATCGGTGGTGGATTGCCAGTTGGAGCTTTTGCGGCACGAGAAGAAATCATGAATTATTTAGCGCCTCTTGGGCCAGTTTACCAAGCGGGAACATTATCTGGAAATCCGTTAGCGATGGCGGCAGGATTGGCGATGCTAAAAGCACTTGATTCTGATAGAGAAGTTTTTACTCGTTTAGAAGAAAAAACAGCTTATTTAGAAGCAGGAATTGATAGAGTTTTAAAAGCAAATAATATTGTGTTTACAATCAATAGGGTAGGTTCTATGATCTCGGTTCACTTTGATGCTAATCCAGTTACCGATTTCCAAACTGCTGCAAAAGGAGATAACGAAACGTTTAAGAAATTCTTCCACGGATTATTGCAAGAAGGAGTTTATATCGCGCCATCTGCATACGAAACGTGGTTTATTACAGATGCATTAACTTACGAAGATTTAGATTTTACAATCAATGCGATTGATAAAGTATCAAAAACATTTTAG